In Rhodoferax koreense, a genomic segment contains:
- a CDS encoding PhoH family protein: MIVRHTFSPPNNTRLDHLCGPMDSHLRSIEAALEVNIAHRHEQFKVDGPKPRAQKAMEMLQALYEIAARPITPDTVQLMLAGDDSMVGNDGDPALQTRRGDLRARTPNQAAYLEAIQNHDISFGIGPAGTGKTYLAVACAVDALERSAVQRIVLTRPAVEAGERLGFLPGDLNQKIDPYLRPLYDALYDLMGADKVQKAFERNALEVAPLAFMRGRTLNNAFVILDEAQNTTPEQMKMFLTRIGFGAKAVVTGDVSQIDLPKSQLSGLIDAERVLKRTKGIAICRFTSADVVRHPLVARIVDAYDTRGRSDLEGSDRVAAFEGAVAVARPRARKKA; encoded by the coding sequence ATGATCGTTCGCCACACCTTCTCGCCCCCCAACAACACCCGGCTCGACCACCTGTGCGGCCCGATGGACAGCCATCTGCGCAGCATCGAGGCCGCGCTCGAGGTGAACATCGCCCACCGGCACGAGCAATTCAAGGTCGACGGCCCCAAGCCGAGGGCGCAGAAGGCGATGGAGATGCTGCAGGCGCTGTACGAGATCGCCGCCCGGCCGATCACCCCGGACACGGTGCAGCTCATGCTCGCCGGCGACGACAGCATGGTCGGCAACGACGGCGATCCGGCGCTGCAGACCCGCCGTGGCGACCTGCGCGCCCGCACGCCGAACCAGGCGGCCTACCTGGAAGCCATCCAGAACCACGACATCAGCTTCGGCATCGGCCCGGCCGGCACCGGCAAGACCTACCTGGCCGTGGCCTGCGCCGTGGACGCGCTGGAGCGCAGCGCGGTGCAGCGCATCGTGCTCACGCGGCCGGCGGTGGAAGCCGGCGAGCGGCTCGGCTTCCTGCCGGGCGACCTGAACCAGAAGATCGACCCCTACCTGCGCCCGCTGTACGACGCGCTCTACGACCTGATGGGCGCCGACAAGGTGCAGAAGGCCTTCGAACGCAATGCGCTCGAAGTCGCGCCGCTGGCCTTCATGCGCGGGCGCACGCTGAACAACGCCTTCGTCATTCTCGACGAGGCGCAGAACACCACGCCCGAGCAGATGAAGATGTTCCTCACCCGCATCGGCTTCGGCGCCAAGGCCGTGGTCACCGGCGACGTGAGCCAGATCGACCTGCCGAAAAGCCAGCTCAGCGGCCTGATCGACGCCGAACGTGTGTTGAAGCGCACCAAGGGCATCGCCATCTGCCGCTTCACCAGCGCCGACGTGGTGCGCCATCCGCTGGTGGCGCGCATCGTGGACGCCTACGACACGCGCGGCCGCTCCGACCTCGAAGGCAGCGACCGCGTGGCCGCCTTCGAAGGCGCGGTGGCGGTGGCCAGGCCGCGCGCCCGCAAGAAGGCCTAG
- a CDS encoding substrate-binding domain-containing protein, whose amino-acid sequence MMRFPFVARCLLPVLLVGSGWVHAAELAVLSAGAIEPGLKAAASAFEQQTGHKVSITFNTAPELKKRMDGNEAFDVVIAPRAAIGEFAGANKLAETRAIVGRVGMGVAVREGAPVPDIASAESLKQSVLAADTLVFNRASTGMYLEGLLKKMDVYAQVEGKTTRYPDGAAVMEHVIQGKGREIGFGAITEILLYRSKGLTFVGPVPEEVQNYTTYAAAPLVMGQQKDAAQAFVSFLAGPVGKPLFVAAGITD is encoded by the coding sequence ATGATGCGTTTTCCATTTGTCGCCCGATGTTTGCTGCCCGTGCTGCTGGTCGGCAGCGGCTGGGTCCATGCGGCGGAACTGGCCGTGCTCAGCGCCGGCGCCATCGAGCCCGGCCTGAAGGCCGCCGCCAGCGCCTTCGAGCAGCAGACCGGCCACAAGGTCAGCATCACCTTCAACACCGCGCCCGAACTCAAGAAGCGCATGGACGGCAACGAGGCCTTCGACGTGGTGATCGCGCCGCGCGCGGCCATCGGCGAGTTCGCGGGTGCCAACAAACTCGCCGAGACCCGCGCCATCGTGGGCCGCGTCGGCATGGGTGTGGCGGTGCGCGAAGGTGCGCCCGTGCCGGACATCGCGAGCGCCGAGTCGCTCAAGCAGTCGGTGCTGGCGGCCGACACCCTGGTGTTCAACCGGGCTTCCACCGGCATGTACCTCGAAGGCCTGCTGAAGAAGATGGACGTGTACGCGCAGGTCGAGGGCAAGACGACGCGGTATCCCGACGGCGCGGCCGTGATGGAGCACGTGATCCAGGGCAAGGGCCGGGAGATCGGCTTCGGCGCCATCACCGAGATCCTGCTCTACAGAAGCAAGGGCCTGACTTTCGTCGGCCCGGTGCCGGAAGAGGTGCAGAACTACACGACCTACGCCGCGGCGCCGCTGGTCATGGGCCAGCAGAAAGACGCGGCCCAGGCCTTCGTGAGTTTCCTGGCCGGCCCGGTCGGCAAGCCGCTGTTCGTGGCCGCCGGCATCACCGATTGA
- a CDS encoding sensor histidine kinase yields the protein MRPMWKALRQRGGWLLAWCALATLGGVALARQELTRQREAFEADARIAHRLLSQRAAQQDAVLATLALLQPGGTPGPTAQPEQRLSSVYPQILDVQHRGPGEAWPVDIPAARAALAEAEAVSRRAGRVALAVSHLAAGRYRLVLGADPNSYALQIDLAAMVPWNEWPMPRETTPVRLTLEQDGQVFVVQPGRLRSTGLDGWRFEFHKHLATASQPFDVFAVRQVGWAELPWAWMLAWAAATAVLLAALQTALSQRAARRRAEELLRLGQVARLNTLGELAAGMAHELNQPLTAVLANAQAARRLLDEDPPEIDTARGAMTQAAEQARRASSVVGRLRRAVERPDLAGQPGPVKLEDAVREVLYLLEPESTRRGVQPVVQSPARDVTVLADRVALEQIIHNLVMNALQALEQVPPDQRRLTLTIAADPQRGTLTVQDSGPGIPAEVLPRIFEPFFSTRQGGLGLGLNLCESLAGGMGGELSASNVPPHGAALRLALPLPRPLRP from the coding sequence ATGCGCCCCATGTGGAAAGCGCTGCGGCAACGTGGAGGATGGCTGCTGGCCTGGTGTGCACTCGCCACGCTCGGCGGCGTGGCGCTGGCCCGCCAGGAACTCACACGCCAGCGGGAAGCCTTCGAGGCCGACGCGCGCATCGCCCACCGGCTGTTGAGCCAGCGCGCCGCGCAGCAGGACGCGGTGCTGGCCACGCTGGCGCTGCTGCAGCCGGGCGGCACGCCGGGCCCGACGGCGCAGCCCGAGCAGCGGCTGTCCTCCGTCTACCCGCAGATCCTGGACGTGCAGCATCGCGGGCCGGGCGAGGCCTGGCCGGTGGACATCCCGGCCGCACGCGCCGCCCTGGCCGAAGCAGAGGCCGTGTCGCGCCGGGCCGGCCGCGTGGCGCTGGCGGTGTCGCACCTGGCCGCCGGCCGCTACCGGCTCGTCCTGGGCGCCGACCCGAACAGCTATGCGCTGCAGATCGACCTGGCCGCGATGGTGCCGTGGAACGAATGGCCGATGCCGCGCGAGACCACGCCGGTGCGGCTCACGCTGGAGCAGGACGGCCAGGTCTTCGTGGTGCAGCCGGGCCGCCTGCGCAGCACCGGACTCGACGGCTGGCGCTTCGAATTCCACAAGCACCTGGCCACCGCCAGCCAGCCGTTCGACGTGTTCGCCGTGCGCCAGGTCGGCTGGGCCGAACTGCCCTGGGCCTGGATGCTGGCCTGGGCCGCCGCCACGGCCGTGCTGCTGGCCGCGCTGCAGACCGCGCTGAGCCAGCGCGCCGCTCGCCGCCGCGCCGAGGAACTGCTGCGCCTGGGCCAGGTGGCGCGGCTCAACACCCTGGGCGAGCTGGCCGCCGGCATGGCGCATGAACTCAACCAGCCACTCACGGCCGTGCTGGCCAACGCCCAGGCCGCGCGCCGGCTGCTCGATGAAGATCCGCCCGAGATCGACACGGCCCGCGGCGCGATGACCCAGGCCGCCGAGCAGGCCCGGCGCGCGTCCAGCGTGGTCGGCCGGTTGCGCCGCGCGGTGGAGCGGCCCGATCTCGCGGGCCAGCCCGGCCCGGTGAAGCTGGAGGACGCGGTGCGCGAAGTGCTTTACCTGCTCGAGCCCGAGAGCACGCGCCGCGGTGTGCAGCCCGTGGTGCAAAGCCCGGCGCGGGACGTGACGGTGCTGGCCGACCGCGTGGCCCTCGAGCAGATCATCCACAACCTGGTGATGAATGCGCTGCAGGCACTGGAGCAGGTGCCGCCAGATCAACGCCGGCTCACGCTGACCATCGCGGCCGACCCGCAACGCGGCACCCTGACCGTGCAGGACAGCGGCCCCGGCATCCCGGCCGAGGTGCTGCCGCGCATCTTCGAGCCTTTCTTCTCCACGCGCCAAGGCGGGCTCGGCCTGGGCCTGAACCTGTGCGAAAGCCTGGCCGGCGGCATGGGCGGCGAACTTTCGGCGAGCAATGTGCCGCCGCATGGCGCGGCGCTGCGCCTGGCCCTTCCCCTGCCCCGTCCTCTGCGCCCATGA
- a CDS encoding response regulator transcription factor, with protein sequence MNTTLSPLIHLIDDDAAVRDSLALLIGTVGLRVMTWEDPQAFLAQFERNGIGAIVLDVRMPGISGLAVLDTLVAQGVDQPVIMLTGHGTVDMCRRAFKAGAAEFLEKPVDDEALIEALQNAVRQHVRSRERHQADRQARERYAQLSEREREVLGLIVSGLTNKEIGRALAVSPRTVETHRANLFAKLEAESLAQLIRSYAALADSGG encoded by the coding sequence ATGAACACCACCCTGTCTCCGCTGATCCACCTCATCGACGACGACGCCGCCGTGCGCGACAGCCTCGCGCTCTTGATCGGCACCGTCGGCCTGCGCGTGATGACCTGGGAAGACCCGCAGGCCTTCCTCGCGCAGTTCGAACGCAACGGCATCGGTGCCATCGTGCTTGACGTGCGCATGCCCGGCATCAGCGGCCTCGCCGTGCTCGACACGCTGGTCGCGCAAGGCGTGGACCAGCCAGTGATCATGCTCACCGGCCACGGCACGGTGGACATGTGCCGCCGCGCGTTCAAGGCCGGCGCGGCCGAGTTCCTGGAAAAGCCGGTGGACGACGAAGCGCTGATCGAAGCGCTACAGAACGCCGTGCGCCAACACGTGCGCTCGCGCGAACGGCATCAGGCCGACCGGCAGGCGCGCGAACGGTACGCACAGTTGTCGGAGCGCGAACGCGAGGTGCTGGGGTTGATCGTCTCGGGCCTGACCAACAAGGAGATCGGCCGCGCACTGGCCGTGTCACCGCGTACGGTGGAGACGCACCGGGCTAATTTGTTTGCGAAGCTGGAGGCTGAATCGCTGGCGCAGTTGATTCGCAGCTACGCGGCTTTGGCGGATTCTGGGGGCTGA
- a CDS encoding response regulator transcription factor yields the protein MKILIAEDEPSLRENLQLMLELEGYAVQLAADGQEAFAQALREPPDLVLTDVMMPVLDGYGLIRLLRAEPATAGIPIIVLTARAEQQDAEMGLSLGADAHLVKPYRRAELLQAVQAQLHPRPARERQRDM from the coding sequence ATGAAGATCCTGATCGCCGAAGACGAGCCCTCGCTGCGCGAGAACCTGCAGTTGATGCTGGAACTGGAGGGCTATGCGGTGCAACTGGCCGCAGACGGCCAGGAGGCCTTTGCCCAGGCGCTGCGCGAGCCGCCCGACCTGGTGCTGACCGACGTGATGATGCCGGTGCTCGACGGCTACGGCCTGATCCGGCTGCTGCGCGCGGAGCCGGCCACGGCCGGCATCCCGATCATCGTGCTCACCGCCCGGGCCGAACAGCAGGACGCCGAAATGGGCCTGAGCCTCGGCGCCGACGCCCACCTGGTCAAACCCTACCGCCGCGCCGAACTGCTGCAGGCCGTGCAGGCGCAACTTCACCCGCGGCCAGCCCGCGAGCGGCAGCGCGACATGTGA
- the dtd gene encoding D-aminoacyl-tRNA deacylase, whose translation MKALLQRVAEARVVIAGRTVGEIGAGLLVLVCAERGDTEAQADKLLAKLLKLRIFSDAAGKMNLSVQDIAGGLLIVSQFTLAADTTGGNRPSFTGAAAPDDGRRLYAHFVAQARTAHPVVQTGEFGADMQVHLVNDGPVTIPLSVPPGG comes from the coding sequence ATGAAAGCATTGCTGCAACGCGTGGCCGAGGCGCGCGTGGTGATCGCTGGCAGGACCGTGGGCGAAATCGGCGCCGGTCTGCTGGTGCTGGTCTGCGCCGAGCGTGGCGACACGGAAGCCCAGGCCGACAAGCTGCTCGCCAAGCTGCTGAAGCTGCGCATCTTCAGCGACGCCGCGGGCAAGATGAACCTGAGTGTGCAGGACATCGCTGGCGGCCTGCTGATCGTGAGCCAGTTCACGCTGGCCGCGGACACCACGGGCGGCAACCGCCCCAGCTTCACCGGTGCCGCCGCGCCCGACGACGGCCGCCGGCTCTACGCGCACTTCGTGGCCCAGGCCCGGACCGCGCATCCCGTGGTGCAGACCGGCGAGTTCGGGGCCGACATGCAGGTGCACCTGGTGAACGACGGGCCGGTGACGATCCCGCTGTCGGTTCCGCCGGGCGGCTGA
- a CDS encoding sensor histidine kinase has protein sequence MNPRQHNVHGVESDLDLRAQLADLQREHRALLQQHELLQARHQAQQASTEAWLHQRTRELEAEAAEQKKAETLQRVFYRIAERAAAGLSFYDFLQTGHRLLGELLYARNCYICLYNAERQTLNFPYYVDERDGDTMQTDDVPLRRGLTEFVLRTERPQLIDARRFLRLQALGEVTEATGDLSFTTWLGVPMQMRGAVAGALVIQSYEAGVHYTESDADVLAFVANHFSSAIERYQAIDALHKSEHRYRTVIENAGVGVVVVQNERMVFGNPKLASIVGHPLDYLLSQPFDATLHPDDAPAMIERHRRRLRGEPVEPHFSFRVITQQGEVRWLDLSAVKIEWGEADATLLFVVDASARVQAEQAQRVTLQKQVELNDTKSRFIAMTSHEFRTPLAIIHGSVELLRHYEDRLPLDKKRQSWQKIEDAVDRMTRMLENVHEIGHAEGGPLECRPAAVDVAAFCGLLLEELKSLMGAACDRVAWSVTLPPAGRACWLDEALLRKIVGNLLSNAVKYSPDGGELVFSVAEAGDQLVITVADQGIGIPEQDQASLFKSFYRASNVGPIVGTGLGLSIVRDAVDSHRGRISVASAVGKGSRFVVTLPLLPHPPAHAGPDIAASGEAA, from the coding sequence ATGAATCCCCGCCAGCACAACGTTCACGGCGTCGAAAGCGATCTCGACCTGCGCGCACAACTGGCCGATCTCCAGCGCGAGCACCGGGCCCTGCTGCAGCAGCACGAACTGCTGCAGGCGCGCCACCAGGCGCAGCAGGCGTCGACCGAGGCATGGCTGCACCAGCGCACGCGCGAACTCGAAGCCGAAGCCGCCGAGCAGAAAAAGGCCGAAACCCTGCAGCGCGTGTTCTACCGCATCGCCGAACGCGCCGCGGCCGGCCTGTCGTTCTACGATTTCCTGCAGACCGGGCACCGCCTGCTCGGCGAATTGCTGTACGCCAGGAATTGCTACATCTGCCTCTACAACGCCGAGCGGCAGACGCTCAACTTCCCCTATTACGTGGACGAGCGCGACGGCGACACCATGCAGACCGACGACGTGCCGCTGCGCCGCGGCCTCACCGAATTCGTGCTGCGCACCGAACGGCCGCAGCTCATCGACGCCCGGCGCTTCCTGCGGCTGCAGGCGCTGGGTGAAGTCACCGAGGCCACGGGCGACCTGAGCTTCACCACCTGGCTCGGCGTGCCCATGCAGATGCGCGGCGCGGTGGCCGGCGCGCTGGTGATCCAGAGCTATGAGGCCGGCGTGCACTACACCGAGTCCGATGCCGACGTGCTGGCCTTCGTGGCCAACCACTTCAGCAGCGCCATCGAGCGTTACCAGGCCATCGACGCGCTGCACAAGTCCGAGCACCGCTACCGCACCGTGATCGAGAACGCAGGCGTCGGCGTCGTCGTGGTGCAGAACGAGCGCATGGTGTTCGGCAACCCCAAGCTTGCCAGCATCGTCGGCCATCCGCTCGACTACCTGCTCTCTCAGCCCTTCGACGCCACGCTGCACCCGGACGACGCGCCGGCCATGATCGAGCGCCATCGGCGCCGGCTGCGCGGCGAGCCGGTGGAGCCGCATTTCAGCTTCCGCGTCATCACGCAGCAGGGCGAGGTGCGCTGGCTCGACCTGTCGGCGGTGAAGATCGAATGGGGCGAGGCCGACGCCACACTGCTGTTCGTGGTGGATGCCTCGGCGCGCGTGCAGGCCGAGCAGGCCCAGCGCGTCACGCTGCAGAAGCAGGTCGAGCTCAACGACACCAAATCGCGCTTCATCGCCATGACCTCGCACGAATTCCGCACGCCGCTGGCCATCATCCATGGCTCGGTGGAACTGCTGCGGCACTACGAGGACCGGTTGCCGCTGGACAAGAAGCGCCAGAGCTGGCAGAAGATCGAAGACGCGGTGGACCGTATGACGCGCATGCTGGAAAACGTGCATGAAATCGGCCACGCCGAGGGCGGGCCGCTCGAATGCCGGCCCGCCGCGGTCGACGTGGCCGCGTTCTGCGGCTTGCTGCTCGAGGAGCTGAAGAGCCTCATGGGCGCGGCCTGCGACCGCGTGGCCTGGTCGGTCACGCTGCCGCCCGCGGGCCGGGCCTGCTGGCTCGACGAAGCGCTGCTGCGCAAGATCGTCGGCAACCTGCTGTCCAACGCCGTCAAGTATTCGCCGGACGGCGGCGAGCTGGTTTTCTCCGTGGCCGAGGCCGGCGATCAGTTGGTGATCACCGTGGCCGACCAGGGCATCGGCATCCCCGAGCAGGACCAGGCCAGCCTGTTCAAGAGTTTTTACCGCGCCAGCAACGTCGGGCCGATCGTCGGCACCGGCCTGGGCCTGTCCATCGTGCGCGATGCCGTGGACAGCCACCGCGGCCGCATCAGCGTGGCGAGCGCCGTCGGCAAGGGCAGCCGTTTCGTCGTGACGCTGCCGCTGCTGCCGCACCCGCCCGCGCATGCTGGCCCCGACATCGCCGCTTCCGGAGAGGCCGCATGA
- a CDS encoding cation diffusion facilitator family transporter — protein MTAFPTPRADLLTPQRLLWASVVVAVVTIALKTLAWLLTDSVGLLSDAMESFVNLASAIFALVMVTIAQRPADEDHPYGHHKAEYFSSGFEGILIIAAALGIVWAASHRIFNPRPVQAIGWGLALSVVSSALNGLLAWVMFRAARTHRSIALEADAKHLVTDVWTSAGVVVGIGAVAWTGWLWLDPLVAIGVALNILKEGFALLWRSSQGLMDEALEPELQETIQQTLARFDRAILRFDHVITRRSGQRRFIDLHMHLPANMTLGEAAGLRSDIEQALIAAVPGLRASIQLLPVDVEPVLDDGAGLPVTEAKAG, from the coding sequence ATGACCGCTTTCCCCACCCCGCGCGCCGACCTGCTGACGCCGCAACGCCTGCTCTGGGCTTCCGTCGTGGTGGCCGTCGTCACCATCGCGCTCAAGACCCTGGCCTGGCTGCTCACGGATTCGGTGGGCCTGCTGTCCGATGCGATGGAGTCCTTCGTCAACCTGGCCAGCGCCATCTTCGCCCTGGTGATGGTCACCATCGCCCAGCGCCCGGCCGATGAAGACCACCCCTACGGCCACCACAAGGCCGAGTATTTTTCTTCCGGCTTCGAAGGCATCTTGATCATCGCGGCGGCGCTGGGCATCGTCTGGGCGGCGAGCCACCGCATCTTCAATCCGCGGCCGGTGCAAGCCATCGGCTGGGGGCTGGCGCTGTCGGTCGTGAGCTCCGCGCTCAACGGCCTGCTGGCCTGGGTGATGTTCCGCGCGGCGCGCACGCACCGCTCCATCGCGCTCGAGGCGGATGCGAAGCACCTGGTCACCGACGTGTGGACTTCGGCGGGCGTGGTGGTCGGCATCGGCGCCGTGGCCTGGACGGGCTGGCTCTGGCTCGATCCGCTGGTGGCCATCGGCGTGGCGCTGAACATCCTGAAGGAAGGCTTCGCGCTGCTGTGGCGCTCCTCGCAAGGGCTGATGGACGAGGCGCTAGAGCCCGAACTGCAGGAAACCATCCAGCAGACCCTGGCGCGCTTCGACCGCGCCATCCTGCGCTTCGACCATGTGATCACGCGCCGCTCGGGCCAGCGGCGTTTCATCGACCTGCACATGCACCTGCCGGCCAACATGACGCTCGGCGAGGCCGCCGGGCTGCGCAGCGACATCGAGCAGGCGCTGATCGCCGCCGTGCCGGGCCTGCGGGCGAGCATCCAGCTGCTGCCGGTCGATGTCGAGCCCGTGCTGGACGACGGCGCGGGCCTGCCAGTCACCGAGGCGAAGGCCGGATGA
- a CDS encoding GlcG/HbpS family heme-binding protein, which produces MNKTLTFAAIALTCIASAANAQAVRTERNMSLELANQIAASAVATCATNGYAVSATVVDRAGGVRAVQRADNAGPHTLDASRAKAFTSASAKNATLAIMEISQKNPGAANLVNIPGYLLLGGGVPVKVGNEVIGAVGVGGAPAGNLDEVCALAALDHVKDLLK; this is translated from the coding sequence ATGAACAAGACCCTTACATTCGCCGCCATCGCCCTGACTTGCATCGCCAGCGCCGCCAACGCCCAGGCCGTGCGGACCGAGCGCAACATGTCGCTGGAACTCGCCAACCAGATCGCCGCCTCGGCCGTGGCCACCTGCGCCACCAACGGGTATGCCGTGTCGGCCACGGTGGTCGACCGCGCCGGCGGCGTGCGCGCCGTGCAGCGTGCCGACAACGCCGGCCCGCACACGCTGGACGCGAGCCGAGCCAAGGCCTTTACCTCGGCCTCGGCCAAGAACGCCACGCTGGCCATCATGGAGATCAGCCAGAAGAACCCCGGCGCGGCCAACCTGGTAAACATCCCCGGCTACCTGCTGCTGGGTGGCGGCGTGCCGGTGAAGGTGGGCAACGAGGTCATCGGCGCCGTGGGCGTGGGCGGCGCGCCGGCCGGCAACCTGGATGAGGTGTGCGCGCTGGCCGCACTGGACCACGTGAAAGACTTGCTTAAATAA
- the ybeY gene encoding rRNA maturation RNase YbeY, translated as MALKNLQLSLQFGQLADAAPHRAALPRAQVARWIRHALALDAEITVRIVDAEEGRTLNRDYRQKDYATNVLTFDYTQEPVVTADLVLCAPVVAKEALDNGKSLRDHYAHLLVHGTLHAQGWDHETSEADADAMEAREIEILAGLGFANPYA; from the coding sequence TTGGCGCTTAAGAATCTGCAGCTCTCCCTGCAATTCGGCCAACTGGCCGATGCCGCGCCGCACCGCGCCGCCCTGCCGCGCGCACAGGTGGCACGCTGGATTCGCCATGCGCTCGCGCTCGACGCCGAGATCACCGTGCGCATCGTCGACGCCGAAGAGGGCCGCACGCTGAACCGCGACTACCGCCAGAAAGACTACGCCACCAATGTGCTGACCTTCGACTACACGCAGGAACCGGTGGTCACGGCCGACCTGGTGTTGTGCGCGCCGGTGGTAGCCAAGGAAGCGCTGGACAACGGCAAAAGCCTGCGCGACCACTACGCCCACCTGCTGGTGCACGGCACGCTGCACGCCCAGGGCTGGGACCACGAGACCAGCGAAGCGGACGCCGACGCCATGGAGGCGCGCGAGATCGAAATCCTCGCCGGGCTCGGCTTCGCCAATCCCTACGCCTGA
- a CDS encoding FecR family protein — protein sequence MKITALPLTLALCFATAPLAGLAADASAAPPAAPAEGSATPAKSGTMKQVNGAVSVVDAQGVRRALKPGDAVAVADQVVTGPNGAASLVLRDGTTLMLGPDSQLEIKGFTYDAARQEGNVFLSMLRGTMRMITGLIGKAHPEAVKINTPTSLIGVLGTDFIVQAQGTP from the coding sequence ATGAAGATCACCGCCCTGCCCCTCACGCTCGCCCTGTGTTTCGCCACCGCGCCGCTGGCGGGCCTGGCCGCCGATGCGTCCGCCGCGCCGCCCGCCGCCCCGGCTGAAGGCAGCGCCACGCCCGCCAAGTCGGGCACCATGAAGCAGGTCAACGGCGCGGTCAGCGTGGTCGATGCCCAGGGCGTGCGGCGCGCGCTCAAGCCCGGCGACGCCGTGGCCGTGGCCGACCAGGTCGTCACCGGCCCGAACGGCGCGGCCAGCCTGGTGCTGCGCGACGGCACCACCCTGATGCTCGGCCCGGACAGCCAGCTCGAGATCAAGGGCTTCACCTACGATGCCGCGCGCCAGGAGGGCAATGTGTTCCTGTCGATGCTGCGCGGCACGATGCGCATGATCACCGGCCTGATCGGCAAGGCCCATCCCGAAGCCGTCAAGATCAACACCCCGACCTCGCTGATCGGGGTGCTCGGCACCGATTTCATCGTGCAGGCGCAGGGCACACCATGA
- a CDS encoding OmpA family protein translates to MTAIRRLGWSVPLLAALLAGCAAPRVEVVLLPQEDGSPSAVQVSSGNATEKLSRPYERFVATPGRPPLVDQADPAAIARDFESLFAMRPAKPQRFVLYFEAGDATLSDASQATIGQIFEAAGQRPGADILVVGHTDTRGSTDANDQLSLQRAQQVRTTLMQRQLFVLHQVPVERIEAIGRGERELAVPTADEVDEPRNRRVEIWVR, encoded by the coding sequence ATGACGGCGATTCGGCGCCTGGGCTGGAGCGTCCCGCTGTTGGCCGCTCTATTGGCCGGCTGCGCCGCGCCGCGCGTCGAAGTCGTGCTGCTGCCGCAGGAAGACGGCAGTCCCTCGGCGGTGCAGGTGTCCTCGGGCAATGCAACGGAAAAGCTGTCGCGCCCCTATGAGCGCTTCGTGGCCACGCCGGGCCGGCCGCCGCTGGTCGACCAGGCCGATCCGGCTGCGATCGCTAGGGATTTCGAATCCCTGTTCGCCATGCGCCCGGCCAAGCCGCAGCGCTTCGTGCTGTATTTCGAAGCCGGCGACGCCACGCTCAGCGACGCCTCCCAGGCCACCATCGGCCAGATCTTCGAGGCCGCCGGCCAGCGCCCCGGCGCCGACATCCTGGTCGTGGGCCACACCGACACCCGCGGCAGCACGGACGCCAACGACCAGCTGTCGCTGCAGCGCGCGCAGCAGGTGCGCACCACGCTGATGCAGCGCCAGCTTTTCGTGCTGCACCAGGTGCCCGTCGAACGCATCGAGGCCATCGGTCGCGGTGAACGCGAGCTGGCCGTTCCCACCGCGGACGAGGTCGACGAGCCGCGGAATCGGCGCGTGGAAATCTGGGTGCGCTGA